CCCATAACGGGGGAGGATGCCAAGAAGAATCTTGCCATAATCCTCGCGGCTTACGAATCCTCCCGGAAGGGTAGAACCGTGAAGCCCAGGCTTTAATCTCAAACTTTTACTTTTGTGTAAATACAACCACTTTCAGTGGTTTTAAACACAAATCTTATATATGTTGTTCACATAAGTTCGTTGAAGTACCTTACTTGAGGTATCGGGTGATGTCCCATGAAGAGGTTGTTTGGACTTTTGTTGGCAGGTATTGTGGTTTTCGCAGTGGTGGCCAGCGGCTGTATCTCCCCCGGAGGGGAGACTAAGGTGACAGTGACGTTTCTGTCAACACAGCTGAACCCGCCAGAGGAGAGGGCCTTCGTTCAGGAAGACCTTCTGAAGGGCTTTACATCAGAGACGAACATCGAAGTCAACTTCGTCCCCATCTCCTACACGGATATGGTTACGAGGCTTGAGGGCGAGATGCAGACGGGAAAGGTCACCATTGATGTCATAGGTGACCTTCACGGTGGTATGGACTACATGGCCTCCAAAGGCTGGCTTGAGGACCTGAGCAAGATGCCCAAGCTTGAGGGAAGAACCTTCATCAGCACCTTCGAGCAGTACTCATACATCCGCGGCCAGAAGGTCTACGTGCCCTGGATGAGCGCTACCTATGTCATGGTCGTCAACAAGGATGCCTTCAAGTACCTCCCTGCTGGGCTCACGGAGGATGACGTTATCAAGGGCACGGACAAGTGGACGTACGACGCCCTCCTCCAGTGGGCAAAGAACCTGGAGGAAGCGACCGGTCAGCCGCAGCTCGGCTTCCCGGCCGGACCAAATGGACTCTTTGTCAGGTTCCTTCACGGCTATCTCTATCCGAGCTACACCGGTTATCAGGCCAAGGAATTCGACAGTCCAGAAGCAGTGGAGATGTGGAACTACCTCAAGGAGCTCTGGCCTTACGTTCACCCATCGAGCACCACCTGGGATGCCATGGCAGACCCGCTCCTTAAGGGCGAGGTCATGATAGCCTGGGACCACACGGCGAGGATTAAGAACGCCATTGAGACCAAACCTGACCAGTTCGTCGTTGTTCCCGTTCCACGCGGGCCGAAGGGCAGGGGATTCATCGTCGTCCTTGCGGGCCTTGCCATACCCAAGGGAGCGCCTCATGAGGAGGAGGCCTGGAAGCTCATAGACTACCTGACCCAGCCTGACACGCAGGTCAAGGTTCTTGAGAAGACGGGATTCTTCCCGACCGTTGAGGAGGCGAGCGGAAAGCTGCCTGAGGGGCCGCTCAAGATACTTGCCCAGGGAGTTCAGGCGCAGGCCAGCACCAAGGACGCACTCGTCGTCATGATACCGAACCTTGGAGACAAGGGCGGACAGTTCAAGGAGTACTACAAGCAGGCATTCGAGAGGATAGTCCTCAACAACGAGGACCCAGCAACCGTTACCAAGGAGATCAAGCCCGACCTAGTCAAGCTCTTTGAGGACATTGGTGCGCCAGTGCCGTGAGGGATGGCCATGGAACGGCGCTCTCTCGTTCCCTATCTTTTAATTTTACCCGCCCTTGCATACCTGCTGTTTTTTGTTGGTTACCCTCTTATTCAGGCCCTGTACCTCGCATTCACCCAGAACGGGGCGCTCTCCCTTGAAGTGTGGAGGAGGACGTTTAGCGATTACTACTTCTGGAGCGCGTTTAAGTATACCATTGCTCTTGCCGGTGTTATAGTCCCGATTCAGGTCTCCCTCGCGGTCGTTCTTGCTCTCCTCATGAACCGCGTGTTTAAGGGTAAGGATGCCGCCCTCTATGCCCTCATAATCCCCCTCACTATAAGCGACGTGGCGGCCGGTTTGATATGGTACTCCATGCTCTCCCCTTACGGTTTCATAAACAAGCTCCTCATGAATCTGGGCATTATAACCCAGCCCATCTACATGTTCGGTTATGAGTACCGCACGAGGGAGTTCTTTGCGATAGTCATAGCGGAGCTGTGGCGCTCCACGGCGATAGTCTTCGTGATAATCCTCGCGGGCCTCCAGATGATAAGCAAGGAGTACCTTGAGGCCGCAGAGGTCTTCGGCGCCAGCTACTGGACCAAGCTCAGGCGCATCGTTCTGCCCCTCCTGAAGCCCAGCATACAGAGCGCGCTCATAATAAGGACGCTCTTCGCAATGCAGATATTCGGTGTAGTCTGGATACTTGCCGGCAGGGACATCCCCGTTCTCGCCGGTGAAGGCTACTACCAGCTCACGGAGATAAAAGATGCGGGCGTGGCATCGGTGTATGCCCTCGTCATAGCCGGTCTCTCCATACTGCTCGGTGCCCTATATATCAAATTCCTGCGCGCTGAGTACCTGGAGGTGGGAGAATGAACGACGAGACCAAGTACGCCCTCAAGAAGATAGGTTTCTACACCGCCGTTTTCACGGCCGTCGTGTGGATACTGGTGCCCATCGTGATATCCTTCCTCTATGCATTCACCAGCAAGGCTGACTACTACGACCCCACAAAGATAATCCCAACGAGCTTTACCACCGAGTACGTCAACACCATACTCTTCACCCTCGGCGCGTGGGACGGGATAAAGAACAGCATAATAGTGGCCGTAATGACCATCGTGATAAGCTTCGTTCTTGGTGTCCCTGCGGGCTACTCGATCTCCAAGTACATTTTCCCTGGAAGGGATCACATAAAACTCTTAATAATCGCCCTCAGGATGTTCCCTATTCCGGTCATGGCGATACCCTTGCTGGTTCTCTATATCGATCTGCACCTCGCGGATACGCTTCTCGGTGTCGCCCTCGCCCACGCTGCAATGGCGCTTCCATTCGTTGTCCTCATAACGTCGAGCATTTTTGCCGGCGTCTCGACGGAATACGAAGAGGCAGCAATGGTCTTCGGCCTTACCAGGTTCGGCTCCTTCAGGAAAATAACCCTGCCGCTGGCGATGCCTGGACTTACCGCGGCGGCGATGTTCACCTTCGTCATGAGCTGGAACGAGGTCTTCGTTGCATCGATTCTCACTCTGAACAACAGAACTCTGCCGGCCCAGATACTGTCGATAATGGCAGGCTCAAGTGGTGGTGCCGCCCCCGATTACTACAAGTTCGCGGCGGCCTTCATAATGACCCTCCCGGCGATGCTGTTCATCCTGTTCGCCAGGAGGTATCTGGTCACGATGTGGGGTATAACGCTCAAGTGAGGTGTTACCATGGTTGAGGTCAAACTTGATGGCATAACCAAGAGGTTTGGGAACTTCGAGGCGGTAAAGGATCTCACACTTACGATAAAGGACGGGGAGTTTCTCGTCCTCCTCGGACCGAGCGGTTGCGGAAAGACCACAACGCTCAGGATGATCTCTGGCCTTGAGACGCCCACCGAGGGCAGGATATACTTTGGGGACAGAGACGTCACGTACCTGCCTCCCAAGGACAGGAACATCTCGATGGTGTTTCAGAGCTACGCCGTCTGGCCGCACATGAAGGTCTTCGACAACATAGCCTTTCCCCTAAAAGTGAAGAAGTATCCCGAAGACGAGATAAAACGGCGCGTCAAGTGGGCGGCCGAACTGCTTCAGATAGAGGAGCTCCTCGACCGCTACCCGGGACAGCTGAGTGGCGGCCAGAGGCAGCGCGTCGCCGTTGCGAGGGCCATAGTGGTAGAACCCGATGTTCTGCTTATGGATGAGCCGTTA
This is a stretch of genomic DNA from Thermococcus sp.. It encodes these proteins:
- a CDS encoding ABC transporter substrate-binding protein, giving the protein MKRLFGLLLAGIVVFAVVASGCISPGGETKVTVTFLSTQLNPPEERAFVQEDLLKGFTSETNIEVNFVPISYTDMVTRLEGEMQTGKVTIDVIGDLHGGMDYMASKGWLEDLSKMPKLEGRTFISTFEQYSYIRGQKVYVPWMSATYVMVVNKDAFKYLPAGLTEDDVIKGTDKWTYDALLQWAKNLEEATGQPQLGFPAGPNGLFVRFLHGYLYPSYTGYQAKEFDSPEAVEMWNYLKELWPYVHPSSTTWDAMADPLLKGEVMIAWDHTARIKNAIETKPDQFVVVPVPRGPKGRGFIVVLAGLAIPKGAPHEEEAWKLIDYLTQPDTQVKVLEKTGFFPTVEEASGKLPEGPLKILAQGVQAQASTKDALVVMIPNLGDKGGQFKEYYKQAFERIVLNNEDPATVTKEIKPDLVKLFEDIGAPVP
- a CDS encoding carbohydrate ABC transporter permease — its product is MERRSLVPYLLILPALAYLLFFVGYPLIQALYLAFTQNGALSLEVWRRTFSDYYFWSAFKYTIALAGVIVPIQVSLAVVLALLMNRVFKGKDAALYALIIPLTISDVAAGLIWYSMLSPYGFINKLLMNLGIITQPIYMFGYEYRTREFFAIVIAELWRSTAIVFVIILAGLQMISKEYLEAAEVFGASYWTKLRRIVLPLLKPSIQSALIIRTLFAMQIFGVVWILAGRDIPVLAGEGYYQLTEIKDAGVASVYALVIAGLSILLGALYIKFLRAEYLEVGE
- a CDS encoding carbohydrate ABC transporter permease, with the translated sequence MNDETKYALKKIGFYTAVFTAVVWILVPIVISFLYAFTSKADYYDPTKIIPTSFTTEYVNTILFTLGAWDGIKNSIIVAVMTIVISFVLGVPAGYSISKYIFPGRDHIKLLIIALRMFPIPVMAIPLLVLYIDLHLADTLLGVALAHAAMALPFVVLITSSIFAGVSTEYEEAAMVFGLTRFGSFRKITLPLAMPGLTAAAMFTFVMSWNEVFVASILTLNNRTLPAQILSIMAGSSGGAAPDYYKFAAAFIMTLPAMLFILFARRYLVTMWGITLK